A section of the Selenomonadales bacterium genome encodes:
- a CDS encoding Ig-like domain-containing protein — MKTFRRKLWSVLAALVLVPSLIAPAIAAVPAAVPLGYAEVQATADILRTRFVDYDLTSSKPISVIVELAGEPLAVIEESLHNQGVVVTQAMQGSLLQRLDTKRAQVMDALRGAGIAATTRHSYALTFNGIAMQVPANQVKKLLSIPGIIDVFPDIEMQATGLEHSLPAIRAQQAWAIPPGLSGSGILVAVLDTGADYMHPDLGGGIGPTFKVIGGTDFVDDDNDPMERKNDPGINPATGRDWNTSHGTHVAATVVAVAPEASLYIIRVLGRGGSGSSSDVMAGIERAVQVGADVANMSLGAALAHPDSPWARAVDNAVRAGVVFTVSAGNSGPGERTTGTYANTRLGIAVGWADTTPKPLVLPQGGTAPFVGGLMTFSPALAPLGTPVEFVSVGLGNVPADFRDAGGNSLVTGRIALMERGGAAFAVKSRNARDAGAIGAIIFNNVAGTFGGTLGDNQLGDIPTLSLSREDGLVLRAMAAGTRFVTFSMGEHHLMSPSSSRGPDALLGILPHVSAPGQNITAAYPFPGTDGSHVSGAFQRVAGPGNPWFGTISGTSMAAPHVAGAAALMLQARPTLTPEQIRLGLMNTASNMVNIDGRSFRPIDQGAGMINIHHAITAGLRVAPGMLNFREVTVGETQAMLNLESLRTTSAVFRTRVEKFNPAHAYEVLVPTQVTVGAGARVNVPVALFVDAALPLSVPGTSDYTGYIVLENVANPADSYRVPFFFVNGQVVSQVTATPDAFSPNGDGVQDTTTISFVLGRAAHATRIMLNGFLPVVPDGFTYHVAIATFGPLQPGRYSFVWNGAAPTGFTSPDRFGQINVQVQPTSGAAWTPALSASPTISPGFARLQIDTTPPAFHNVTPAIDTTTANRVRVRGAVDDLLISNVMSDGGSVWVNDQLVPIRSGNMPIPPAPAGAVWDWATFESQSITATLADNNTATLRARDAAGNERTQTLNFTGLVVNNPTATTVLATTTEVRVQGTVVLGMTLTINGAPATYDAFGRFDVTLPLTFGTNTFTVTAGVPAWGAAFTPISRQFTVERPIPVAGIMVTPPSAELRVGGTVQLTATIAPPTATVQTVTWLSSDTAVATVSPTGLVTAVGLGTATITARSTDGNLAANASITVVPTPVTAISIAPLTPNLHRGLTLQMTATLTPADATNRAVTFTSSHPAVATVSATGLVTSVALGTTTITARAADGGLTASTVVTVVPPIRVTGITLTPAAHTLERGATVQLAPTILPANATNRAVAWLSTNTSVATVSGTGLVTAVAPGVAHIAATTVDGHRTAVVTITVVPPAGVIPVTGVTVSPVTATLSIGGNVQLTATVLPATATNRAVTWASTNAAVATVDATGLVTAIAAGSAQITVTTVDGQHSAVSSIVVTPVAAGVRVTGVTLTPTTSTLAVGATAQLTATVLPANATNRAVTWLSTAPTIASVSAVGLVTAVAPGTAQIAVMTADGGHVALATVVVTPADGVVPVTGVSLTPTTATVTVGGAVQLTAAVAPANATNRTVTWSSSNTAWATVSATGLVTGMATGTVTITATTADGNHTATAVITVLAPVGVVRVTGVTLTPAMHTLAVGGTVTLVPVVLPLHATNRAVTWLSTNPAAVRVCANGIVTAVAPGLSHIVVTTVDGSRTAVVTVVVTAAIP; from the coding sequence ATGAAGACATTCAGGAGAAAATTGTGGTCTGTACTTGCAGCTTTGGTGCTAGTGCCAAGCCTTATAGCACCTGCTATCGCGGCTGTGCCAGCCGCAGTGCCTTTGGGCTACGCAGAGGTTCAAGCTACGGCCGACATTCTCCGCACTCGCTTTGTAGACTACGACTTAACATCAAGCAAACCCATCTCAGTCATCGTTGAGCTGGCGGGGGAGCCGCTCGCGGTCATCGAGGAAAGCCTGCACAACCAAGGGGTTGTCGTGACGCAGGCGATGCAAGGAAGTCTCTTGCAGCGCCTTGATACGAAGAGGGCGCAAGTTATGGACGCCCTGCGCGGCGCAGGAATAGCGGCTACTACTCGTCATAGCTACGCGCTGACGTTTAACGGCATAGCGATGCAAGTTCCTGCTAACCAGGTGAAAAAGCTTCTGAGCATACCTGGTATCATTGATGTCTTCCCAGACATCGAAATGCAGGCCACGGGGCTAGAACACAGCCTTCCTGCGATACGTGCGCAGCAAGCGTGGGCCATCCCGCCCGGGCTTTCGGGTAGCGGCATTTTAGTGGCGGTGCTTGACACCGGTGCCGACTACATGCACCCCGACCTCGGTGGCGGTATCGGCCCCACATTTAAGGTCATCGGCGGCACCGACTTTGTCGATGACGACAACGACCCTATGGAGCGAAAAAACGACCCAGGCATCAACCCTGCCACAGGCCGTGACTGGAACACCTCGCACGGCACGCATGTGGCCGCTACGGTGGTCGCAGTAGCGCCTGAGGCTAGCTTATACATAATCCGCGTCCTCGGGCGCGGGGGTAGCGGTTCCTCCTCCGACGTAATGGCAGGCATTGAGCGCGCGGTACAAGTAGGCGCAGATGTCGCCAACATGAGTCTAGGCGCTGCGCTAGCTCACCCGGATTCCCCATGGGCGCGCGCTGTCGACAACGCAGTCCGTGCTGGCGTGGTGTTTACAGTTTCTGCTGGCAACAGCGGCCCTGGCGAACGTACAACCGGCACATACGCTAATACCCGCCTCGGCATTGCCGTCGGCTGGGCGGATACCACGCCCAAGCCTTTGGTTCTGCCGCAGGGGGGCACAGCGCCTTTTGTCGGCGGGCTGATGACCTTCTCCCCGGCTCTTGCGCCCTTAGGCACGCCGGTTGAGTTCGTGTCGGTCGGCTTAGGGAATGTCCCCGCAGATTTTAGGGATGCAGGCGGCAACAGCTTAGTCACCGGCCGCATTGCCCTGATGGAGCGCGGCGGAGCAGCGTTTGCGGTTAAATCGCGCAACGCTCGTGATGCCGGTGCAATCGGCGCGATTATCTTTAACAACGTGGCCGGGACATTTGGAGGCACCTTAGGTGATAACCAGCTGGGAGATATCCCGACCCTGTCGCTAAGCCGCGAAGACGGCTTGGTGCTGCGCGCCATGGCTGCAGGCACTAGGTTTGTGACTTTCTCTATGGGAGAGCATCACCTGATGTCGCCGTCAAGTTCGCGCGGTCCTGACGCTCTGCTCGGCATTCTGCCGCATGTGTCGGCACCCGGGCAGAACATAACTGCAGCTTACCCCTTCCCCGGCACTGACGGCAGCCACGTAAGCGGTGCCTTCCAGCGCGTGGCAGGCCCCGGCAACCCGTGGTTTGGCACTATCAGCGGCACTTCTATGGCCGCCCCGCACGTCGCCGGTGCTGCGGCGCTGATGCTCCAGGCTAGGCCGACGCTTACGCCTGAACAAATCCGCCTAGGGCTAATGAACACGGCGAGCAATATGGTGAACATCGACGGACGTTCCTTCCGCCCGATTGACCAAGGTGCAGGGATGATTAACATCCACCACGCCATAACGGCGGGCCTACGCGTTGCCCCCGGCATGCTCAACTTCCGCGAGGTGACCGTGGGCGAAACGCAGGCGATGCTTAACCTTGAAAGTCTGCGCACGACGAGCGCGGTATTCCGCACGCGGGTGGAGAAGTTTAACCCCGCGCACGCCTATGAAGTGCTTGTGCCCACTCAAGTCACAGTCGGCGCAGGAGCTCGGGTCAATGTACCTGTGGCGTTATTTGTCGACGCGGCACTGCCACTTAGTGTGCCCGGCACCAGTGACTACACTGGCTACATTGTCTTGGAGAATGTCGCCAACCCTGCCGATAGCTACCGTGTGCCCTTCTTCTTCGTCAACGGGCAAGTGGTCAGCCAAGTCACCGCGACGCCTGACGCCTTCTCGCCCAACGGTGACGGTGTTCAGGATACGACTACCATCTCGTTTGTACTAGGCCGTGCGGCTCATGCCACGCGCATCATGTTAAATGGATTCCTGCCGGTAGTTCCGGATGGATTCACCTATCATGTCGCGATAGCGACCTTCGGCCCGCTGCAGCCCGGCAGGTACTCGTTTGTCTGGAACGGGGCCGCACCAACTGGCTTCACTTCGCCGGATCGGTTTGGCCAAATCAATGTTCAGGTACAACCGACATCGGGTGCAGCCTGGACGCCCGCCCTCAGCGCGAGCCCGACCATTTCCCCCGGGTTTGCCCGCCTCCAGATAGACACTACCCCACCAGCATTCCACAACGTCACCCCCGCAATCGACACCACAACTGCTAACCGCGTGCGAGTTCGCGGCGCGGTAGACGACCTCTTGATTAGCAACGTAATGAGTGACGGCGGCTCGGTGTGGGTGAACGACCAGCTCGTCCCCATCCGCAGCGGAAACATGCCCATACCCCCGGCTCCCGCTGGTGCGGTCTGGGATTGGGCGACGTTTGAGTCGCAGTCCATAACGGCAACTCTCGCCGACAACAACACAGCCACTTTGCGCGCGCGTGACGCCGCCGGCAACGAGCGCACGCAAACCCTTAACTTTACCGGGCTCGTGGTCAACAATCCTACGGCAACAACGGTTCTTGCCACCACGACGGAAGTACGGGTGCAAGGAACTGTCGTGCTGGGCATGACTCTGACCATTAACGGCGCCCCTGCCACATATGACGCATTCGGCAGATTCGACGTTACGCTGCCGCTTACTTTCGGCACAAATACCTTTACCGTAACAGCCGGTGTGCCTGCTTGGGGCGCGGCTTTCACCCCCATCAGCCGGCAGTTCACTGTAGAGCGCCCAATTCCGGTTGCGGGGATCATGGTGACCCCGCCCTCCGCAGAGTTGCGCGTAGGCGGCACCGTACAACTAACCGCTACAATTGCCCCTCCCACGGCTACAGTACAAACAGTGACCTGGCTATCAAGCGACACCGCAGTGGCCACTGTTTCCCCAACTGGGCTAGTCACGGCAGTAGGGCTCGGTACAGCTACAATTACTGCTAGGTCGACTGACGGTAACCTTGCTGCAAATGCCAGTATTACCGTAGTACCAACGCCTGTCACCGCGATCAGCATCGCACCGCTGACGCCCAATTTACACCGCGGTCTAACCCTGCAAATGACCGCGACACTGACACCAGCCGACGCCACCAATCGGGCAGTGACCTTTACTTCTAGCCACCCGGCAGTGGCTACAGTCAGTGCAACAGGCCTGGTCACCTCTGTGGCGCTTGGCACTACCACCATCACGGCCAGAGCAGCGGACGGGGGCCTCACCGCCAGCACCGTTGTTACTGTCGTGCCGCCGATAAGGGTAACGGGCATTACACTGACGCCAGCTGCCCACACACTAGAACGTGGAGCGACTGTGCAACTTGCACCCACCATCCTGCCAGCTAATGCCACAAACCGCGCTGTGGCATGGCTTTCGACTAACACGTCGGTAGCTACCGTGAGTGGCACCGGGTTGGTGACTGCGGTCGCGCCTGGCGTAGCACATATTGCCGCTACTACGGTCGACGGACACCGCACAGCAGTTGTCACGATAACCGTGGTTCCGCCCGCAGGGGTTATCCCCGTCACAGGCGTAACGGTATCCCCTGTCACCGCTACTCTTTCCATCGGCGGGAACGTGCAACTGACGGCCACTGTTCTGCCCGCCACCGCTACTAACAGAGCTGTGACTTGGGCCTCCACTAACGCGGCGGTCGCTACTGTAGATGCCACGGGCTTAGTCACAGCGATTGCTGCCGGTAGCGCCCAGATAACAGTCACAACCGTAGACGGCCAGCACAGCGCTGTATCTAGCATCGTCGTTACGCCAGTAGCCGCGGGTGTGCGCGTTACCGGAGTGACATTAACTCCCACTACATCTACTCTCGCCGTGGGGGCAACAGCGCAGTTGACGGCCACGGTTCTCCCCGCTAACGCCACTAACCGCGCAGTAACTTGGCTATCTACCGCCCCGACCATCGCTTCGGTCTCTGCAGTCGGTTTGGTCACGGCAGTAGCCCCCGGCACCGCGCAGATTGCAGTTATGACGGCTGATGGTGGGCACGTGGCGTTGGCTACAGTCGTAGTGACGCCAGCAGATGGGGTTGTGCCCGTAACAGGTGTTAGCCTTACCCCGACAACTGCCACCGTCACTGTTGGCGGCGCTGTCCAGCTCACCGCAGCTGTTGCACCTGCTAACGCCACAAACAGAACCGTCACGTGGAGCTCCAGCAATACCGCATGGGCTACTGTCAGCGCGACAGGCTTAGTCACTGGAATGGCCACAGGCACGGTAACAATCACAGCGACCACCGCTGACGGCAACCATACGGCTACGGCGGTTATTACCGTCCTAGCCCCGGTTGGGGTTGTGCGTGTTACTGGTGTAACACTTACACCAGCCATGCATACCCTAGCTGTTGGCGGTACAGTTACATTGGTTCCTGTTGTGTTGCCACTGCACGCCACTAACCGCGCCGTCACGTGGCTATCGACTAACCCGGCTGCGGTTAGGGTATGTGCGAACGGCATTGTTACGGCAGTGGCTCCTGGGCTCTCCCATATCGTGGTTACCACAGTGGACGGGAGCCGCACAGCTGTGGTTACGGTAGTAGTTACGGCTGCGATTCCCTAG